A stretch of Kaistella flava (ex Peng et al. 2021) DNA encodes these proteins:
- a CDS encoding phosphomannose isomerase type II C-terminal cupin domain gives MLEIGDRPWGKYYVLADEPHYKLKRIEVNPGQRLSYQFHHHRQEFWTIVEGEAVVTLDGEEITVKYGESIHIPLGAKHRIENRTSELVVFVEVQTGTYFGEDDIVRLQDDYDRGE, from the coding sequence ATGTTAGAAATCGGTGACAGACCTTGGGGGAAATATTATGTTTTGGCAGATGAACCTCATTATAAATTAAAGAGAATCGAAGTAAACCCAGGTCAAAGATTGTCTTATCAGTTTCATCATCACCGACAAGAATTCTGGACGATTGTAGAAGGAGAAGCAGTTGTAACATTAGACGGAGAAGAAATCACCGTAAAATATGGTGAAAGCATTCATATTCCTTTAGGCGCAAAACACCGTATTGAAAACAGAACCTCTGAACTAGTTGTTTTTGTAGAAGTACAAACCGGAACTTATTTCGGCGAAGATGATATTGTGAGGTTGCAGGATGATTATGATCGTGGTGAGTAA
- the rocD gene encoding ornithine--oxo-acid transaminase — protein sequence MSEATQQKNSQYYIDLENEHGAHNYHPLPVVLDKGEGVYVWDVEGKRYYDFLSAYSAVNQGHSHPKIVAAMVEQAKQLALTSRAFHNSKLGEYEKMITSLFKFDKVLPMNSGAEAVETAVKLARKWSYEVKGISENAAKIIVCENNFHGRTTTIVSFSNDPDASKNYGPFTPGFIKIPYNDINALEETLKNDAQNIAAFLVEPIQGEAGVYVPDAGYLKAASELCKKYNVLFIADEVQTGIARTGKLIACYHEDVQPDILVLGKAISGGMYPVSAVLANNEIMNVIKPGQHGSTFGGNPIACAVAMAALDVVKDENLSERAEELGNLFRAEMEKIIAKSDLITKVRGKGLLNAILINDTPESSTAWNLCLALKENGLLAKPTHGNIIRLAPPLVITEEQLLECASIIEKTILEYKKD from the coding sequence ATGTCAGAAGCTACTCAACAAAAGAATTCTCAGTACTATATTGATTTAGAAAACGAGCACGGAGCGCACAACTACCATCCGCTTCCTGTGGTTTTAGATAAAGGTGAAGGTGTTTACGTTTGGGACGTCGAAGGAAAAAGATATTACGATTTTCTATCTGCCTATTCAGCAGTAAATCAAGGGCATTCTCATCCGAAAATTGTTGCAGCTATGGTTGAGCAAGCCAAGCAATTAGCATTAACTTCTCGAGCTTTCCATAATTCAAAATTGGGAGAGTACGAGAAAATGATTACTTCTCTTTTTAAATTTGATAAAGTGTTACCGATGAATTCAGGAGCGGAAGCTGTTGAAACTGCAGTTAAACTAGCCAGAAAATGGAGTTATGAAGTTAAAGGTATTTCTGAAAATGCTGCGAAAATTATAGTTTGTGAAAATAACTTTCACGGAAGAACTACAACGATCGTTTCTTTTTCTAATGATCCTGATGCCAGTAAAAATTACGGTCCTTTTACACCTGGATTTATTAAAATTCCATACAACGATATCAATGCTTTAGAAGAAACGCTGAAAAATGATGCACAGAATATTGCGGCATTTTTAGTAGAACCAATTCAAGGTGAAGCTGGAGTTTACGTTCCGGATGCAGGATATTTAAAAGCGGCGTCTGAACTTTGTAAAAAATATAATGTGCTTTTCATTGCAGATGAAGTTCAAACCGGAATCGCAAGAACTGGAAAATTAATTGCTTGTTATCACGAAGATGTTCAACCTGATATTTTAGTTTTAGGAAAAGCAATTTCTGGTGGAATGTATCCAGTATCTGCTGTTTTAGCAAACAACGAAATAATGAATGTTATTAAACCAGGACAACATGGATCAACCTTTGGTGGAAACCCAATTGCTTGTGCTGTTGCGATGGCTGCGTTAGATGTTGTAAAAGACGAGAACCTTTCTGAAAGAGCTGAGGAACTCGGAAATCTTTTCCGTGCTGAAATGGAAAAGATCATTGCAAAATCAGACTTGATTACTAAAGTTCGTGGGAAAGGTTTATTGAATGCCATTCTTATTAATGATACGCCGGAAAGTTCTACAGCTTGGAATCTTTGTTTAGCATTAAAAGAAAACGGTTTACTTGCAAAACCAACACATGGCAATATCATCAGATTGGCACCACCTTTGGTTATTACCGAAGAGCAACTTTTAGAATGTGCTTCGATTATCGAAAAAACCATTTTGGAATATAAGAAAGATTAA
- the rpmF gene encoding 50S ribosomal protein L32: protein MAHPKRRQSSTRRDKRRTHYKAVVPQLAKDATSGEMHLYHRAHWHEGKLYYRGKVVIEKEVETAEEN from the coding sequence ATGGCACATCCAAAGAGAAGACAATCGTCAACAAGAAGAGATAAAAGAAGAACTCACTACAAAGCAGTAGTTCCTCAATTAGCAAAAGATGCAACATCTGGTGAAATGCACTTGTACCACAGAGCACACTGGCATGAAGGTAAATTATACTACAGAGGTAAAGTAGTAATAGAAAAAGAAGTAGAAACTGCAGAAGAGAATTAG
- a CDS encoding riboflavin synthase, giving the protein MFTGIVEATGIVEAINHNESNIDFILNCPFTQELKIDQSLAHNGCCLTVVEITDTNYRVTAIDETLEKTNLGKWKIGTEVNLERCLKFDGRLDGHLVQGHVDKTGIVENIQDKDGSFFITISYENSDEYTTVPQGSITLNGISLTVAESGLNDFSVAIIPYTWEFTNMKTLKVGDTVNLEFDIIGKYVNKLMKKNAAL; this is encoded by the coding sequence ATGTTCACAGGAATTGTAGAAGCGACCGGAATTGTAGAAGCAATAAATCATAACGAAAGTAATATCGATTTTATTTTAAATTGTCCTTTTACCCAAGAATTAAAAATTGATCAAAGTTTAGCACACAACGGCTGCTGCTTAACGGTGGTGGAGATTACCGATACCAATTATCGGGTTACTGCGATTGATGAAACTTTAGAAAAAACAAATCTTGGCAAGTGGAAAATCGGCACCGAAGTTAATTTGGAACGTTGTTTGAAGTTCGATGGACGACTAGATGGTCACCTGGTTCAAGGTCACGTTGATAAAACGGGTATCGTAGAAAATATTCAAGACAAAGACGGAAGTTTTTTTATCACTATTTCTTATGAAAACTCTGATGAATACACAACTGTTCCGCAAGGCTCAATTACTTTAAATGGAATTAGTTTAACCGTTGCAGAAAGTGGTTTAAATGATTTTTCAGTTGCGATCATTCCTTACACCTGGGAATTTACCAATATGAAAACGCTGAAAGTTGGAGATACCGTTAACCTGGAATTTGATATCATTGGAAAATATGTTAATAAATTGATGAAAAAAAATGCCGCTCTCTAA
- a CDS encoding DUF6492 family protein, producing MEKLILFVKTYKPDFNRVNKLMASIKLHNVENIPVVISVNDDDFDFFNDKFKSSFKVIKDSDIISTTITDPWRYQQIIKANVYRLDICKNYLCIDSDSEFIRDFFYTDFMFDDDTPYTIMHESKGFLESMENIKKDSENIFFKEALRATRPMFGNHGKEWDYGPSPYLWSAKVWEHFNNDFLKESKISFEGFFNEIDKITPPSECVIYGEYLLKTRLIDILPVEGFFKVYHYKEQYDLVKNLHDINKLKKNYLGVIFQSNWMVENSSSESLFSKLLKPFRGKS from the coding sequence ATGGAAAAACTAATCTTATTTGTTAAGACTTACAAGCCTGATTTCAATAGAGTTAATAAGTTGATGGCATCAATAAAATTACACAATGTAGAAAATATACCTGTAGTTATTTCGGTGAATGATGACGATTTCGATTTTTTCAATGACAAATTTAAAAGTTCTTTTAAAGTCATAAAGGATTCAGATATTATTTCAACTACAATCACCGATCCATGGAGGTACCAGCAAATTATTAAAGCGAATGTTTATCGGTTGGATATTTGTAAAAATTATTTGTGTATCGATTCAGATTCAGAATTTATCCGAGATTTTTTTTATACCGATTTTATGTTTGATGATGATACGCCTTACACCATTATGCATGAGTCTAAAGGATTTCTAGAAAGCATGGAAAATATCAAAAAAGATTCAGAGAATATTTTCTTTAAAGAAGCCTTGCGTGCGACCCGACCGATGTTTGGTAACCACGGCAAAGAATGGGATTACGGACCATCTCCTTATTTATGGAGTGCTAAAGTCTGGGAGCATTTCAATAATGATTTTCTAAAAGAAAGTAAAATTTCTTTTGAAGGATTTTTTAATGAAATCGATAAAATAACTCCACCTTCAGAATGTGTAATTTATGGTGAGTATTTGCTAAAGACAAGATTGATTGATATTCTTCCTGTAGAAGGTTTTTTTAAAGTTTACCATTATAAAGAACAGTATGATTTAGTTAAAAACCTTCATGACATCAATAAATTAAAGAAAAATTATCTAGGCGTTATTTTTCAAAGCAATTGGATGGTCGAGAATTCAAGTTCCGAAAGTTTATTTTCTAAGTTATTAAAACCATTTAGAGGTAAATCTTAA
- the gltX gene encoding glutamate--tRNA ligase yields the protein MSKVRVRFAPSPTGPLHLGGVRTALYDYLFAKNLGGEFILRIEDTDTARYVEGAEEYIMEALEWCGIIPDESPKHGGKFAPYRQSERRDIYDKHLVELLKTDYAYIAFDTTEELDEVRKEFEQNGDVFAYNYITRNRLKNSLTLSKEEVQKLVDEKVPYVVRFKMPVDRVLNLEDIIRGKSSVNTNTLDDKVLIKNDGMPTYHFANIVDDHEMEISHVIRGEEWLPSLGLHYLLYEAMGWEKPEFAHLSLILKPEGKGKLSKRDGDKFGFPVFPLNFKDPETGNVSKGYREEGYLPDAFINMVALLGWSPANDREILTLEEMVAEFDLNKVHKAGARFNKEKAEWFNHEYLISKSDEEVLGFLKNVDGINLANSSDAQLLQIISLMKERATFAKDIYNDGKFFFEAPTQYDEKAVKKAWNEAAAEVMNEFSLKLQDSVFEPEALKQDIHDFAESKGLGMGKVMMPLRLALVGELKGPDVPDIMQILGKEETIARIKNAVNNIQ from the coding sequence ATGAGCAAAGTAAGAGTGCGTTTTGCACCAAGTCCAACAGGACCTTTACATTTAGGAGGAGTAAGAACTGCTTTGTATGATTATCTTTTTGCGAAGAATCTGGGTGGTGAATTCATCTTAAGAATAGAAGATACTGATACTGCGAGATATGTAGAAGGTGCGGAAGAGTATATTATGGAGGCGCTGGAATGGTGTGGAATCATTCCTGATGAAAGTCCAAAGCATGGTGGAAAATTTGCGCCATACCGACAATCGGAAAGACGGGATATTTATGATAAACATTTAGTTGAACTACTAAAAACTGATTACGCCTATATTGCTTTCGATACTACTGAAGAACTCGATGAGGTTCGTAAAGAATTTGAACAAAACGGTGACGTTTTCGCCTATAATTATATTACCAGAAACCGATTAAAAAACTCTTTGACCCTTTCAAAAGAAGAAGTTCAAAAATTAGTAGATGAAAAAGTTCCGTACGTTGTGCGTTTCAAAATGCCGGTGGATCGGGTTTTAAATCTGGAAGATATTATCCGCGGAAAATCTTCAGTGAATACCAATACTTTAGATGATAAAGTTTTGATAAAGAACGACGGAATGCCGACTTACCATTTTGCCAATATCGTTGATGATCACGAAATGGAAATTTCGCACGTTATTCGTGGCGAAGAATGGCTTCCTTCTTTAGGTTTACATTATTTATTGTACGAAGCAATGGGTTGGGAGAAACCAGAATTTGCCCATTTATCATTAATTCTAAAACCAGAAGGAAAAGGAAAATTAAGTAAAAGAGATGGTGATAAATTCGGATTCCCGGTATTTCCATTAAATTTTAAAGATCCTGAAACTGGAAATGTTTCAAAAGGATATCGTGAAGAAGGTTATCTTCCAGATGCGTTTATCAATATGGTAGCGCTTTTGGGTTGGAGTCCTGCAAACGATAGAGAGATTTTGACTTTAGAAGAAATGGTTGCTGAATTTGATTTAAATAAAGTTCATAAAGCTGGAGCAAGATTCAATAAAGAAAAAGCAGAATGGTTTAACCACGAATATTTAATTTCAAAATCTGACGAAGAAGTTTTAGGATTTTTAAAGAATGTTGATGGAATCAATCTTGCGAATTCAAGTGATGCTCAATTATTGCAAATCATTTCATTAATGAAAGAAAGAGCAACTTTTGCAAAAGACATTTATAATGACGGGAAATTCTTTTTCGAAGCACCAACTCAATATGATGAGAAAGCTGTGAAGAAAGCTTGGAATGAAGCCGCAGCAGAAGTAATGAACGAATTTTCTTTAAAGTTACAGGATTCAGTTTTCGAACCAGAAGCTTTAAAACAAGATATTCATGATTTTGCAGAAAGCAAAGGATTGGGAATGGGCAAAGTAATGATGCCTCTTCGTCTGGCTTTAGTTGGTGAATTGAAAGGTCCAGACGTTCCGGATATTATGCAAATCCTTGGAAAAGAAGAGACTATCGCCAGAATTAAAAATGCAGTAAATAATATCCAATAA
- the accC gene encoding acetyl-CoA carboxylase biotin carboxylase subunit has translation MFKKILIANRGEIAMRILRTCKEMGIKTVAVYSTADKDSLHVRFADEAVCIGPPMSKDSYLKIPNIISAAEITNADAIHPGYGFLSENANFSRICQKNGIKFIGASPEQIDRMGDKANAKATMKEAGVPCVPGSEGLIDSVEHALEIAKEVGYPVMIKATAGGGGKGMRAVWKEEDMKDQWEAAVQEAVAAFGNGAMYLEKLIEEPRHIEIQIAGDQYGKACHLSERDCSVQRRNQKLTEETPSPFMTEELRQKMGDAAVKAAEYIGYEGVGTIEFLVDKNRDFYFMEMNTRIQVEHPITEQVVDFDLVREQILLASGTAISGQNYFPKLHSIECRINAEDPFNDFRPSPGKITGLNIPGGHGIRVDTHVYSGYSIPSNYDSMIAKLITTAQTREEAIAKMKRALEEFYIEGVKTTIPFHRQLMENEDYLAGNYTTKFMEDFVMDKNFDN, from the coding sequence ATGTTCAAAAAAATATTAATCGCCAATCGCGGCGAAATTGCAATGCGAATTCTTCGTACGTGCAAAGAAATGGGAATCAAAACCGTTGCCGTGTATTCTACTGCAGACAAAGACAGCCTTCATGTGAGGTTTGCTGATGAAGCAGTATGCATCGGACCACCGATGAGCAAAGATTCATATCTTAAAATTCCCAATATCATTTCAGCAGCGGAAATTACCAATGCTGATGCTATTCACCCAGGTTACGGATTTCTATCAGAAAACGCTAACTTCTCTAGAATTTGCCAGAAAAACGGTATCAAATTTATTGGTGCATCTCCGGAGCAAATCGACAGAATGGGCGACAAAGCAAACGCAAAAGCGACCATGAAAGAAGCAGGAGTGCCATGTGTTCCTGGTTCGGAAGGTTTAATTGATTCCGTAGAACATGCCCTAGAAATTGCTAAAGAAGTCGGTTATCCGGTGATGATCAAAGCAACTGCCGGTGGTGGTGGAAAAGGAATGCGTGCGGTTTGGAAAGAAGAAGACATGAAGGATCAGTGGGAAGCAGCGGTTCAGGAAGCTGTTGCAGCCTTCGGAAACGGTGCGATGTATCTGGAAAAATTGATTGAAGAGCCACGTCATATTGAGATTCAAATTGCAGGTGATCAATACGGAAAAGCATGTCACTTGTCAGAAAGAGATTGCTCGGTACAAAGAAGAAATCAGAAATTAACTGAAGAAACGCCGTCGCCATTTATGACCGAAGAACTTCGTCAGAAAATGGGGGACGCTGCGGTAAAAGCTGCAGAATATATCGGATATGAAGGAGTAGGAACAATCGAATTTTTGGTTGATAAAAATCGTGATTTCTATTTCATGGAGATGAATACCAGAATTCAGGTAGAGCATCCAATTACGGAGCAAGTTGTCGATTTTGATTTAGTGCGTGAGCAAATTCTTTTGGCTTCAGGAACTGCGATTTCAGGACAGAATTACTTCCCAAAACTACACTCAATAGAATGTAGAATTAATGCGGAAGATCCTTTTAATGATTTCCGACCTTCACCGGGAAAAATCACTGGACTTAATATTCCAGGAGGACACGGGATTCGCGTAGATACCCATGTTTACTCAGGTTATTCCATTCCTTCCAATTATGATTCGATGATTGCGAAATTGATTACAACCGCTCAAACGCGTGAAGAAGCAATTGCAAAAATGAAACGTGCTTTGGAAGAGTTTTATATTGAAGGCGTGAAAACAACCATTCCTTTCCACAGACAACTGATGGAAAATGAAGATTATCTTGCCGGAAATTATACAACGAAATTCATGGAAGATTTTGTGATGGATAAGAATTTTGATAATTAA
- a CDS encoding YceD family protein has protein sequence MDKFRNYDIEFSGLKNGKHEFRFEIDKKFFQLFDTEQEFTEPKIVADILMDKHTTFLELWIKTSGTVNLVCDITNENFDHPIEHEIDVLVNFGEEYDDSNVDVITIPKTNHAFNASQLIYEDVMLSIPMKKVSPNISDEDFEILEKFSPQDIVEEEPVIDPRWEALKKLKD, from the coding sequence ATGGACAAGTTTAGAAACTACGACATTGAGTTTTCAGGATTAAAAAACGGAAAACACGAGTTCAGGTTTGAGATAGATAAGAAGTTCTTTCAACTTTTCGATACTGAACAAGAATTTACAGAACCTAAAATAGTTGCTGATATCCTTATGGATAAACACACGACTTTTTTAGAACTTTGGATTAAGACCTCGGGCACAGTTAATTTAGTTTGTGATATCACGAATGAAAATTTTGACCATCCGATAGAACATGAAATTGATGTTTTGGTAAATTTTGGGGAAGAATATGATGACAGCAATGTTGATGTGATTACGATCCCAAAGACAAATCACGCTTTCAATGCTTCACAATTGATTTATGAAGATGTGATGTTATCAATCCCAATGAAAAAAGTTTCTCCAAATATTTCTGATGAAGATTTTGAGATTCTGGAAAAGTTCAGTCCGCAAGATATCGTTGAAGAAGAACCAGTAATTGACCCACGTTGGGAAGCATTAAAGAAATTAAAAGATTAA
- a CDS encoding glycosyltransferase, translating to MGIKRNIKNYIYLKKHYPLSEKTIVPDENKKNILIVDSQIPTFDKDSASNRITEIAKFLAKYYNVYLMDWRKAIPKIESKKYIKNLNDHNVIVYTPFIDENGMFKGKKHFIENLLPKLDFVWCHRPELFEFYLKFFREKAPQAKIIYDMVDIHYLRMERGLELKHDAKRVKEVEYYKFIETELSKKADKIAVISNTEKEFMTDFVEESKLFVVSNVHNLKVRPEEMPTFEKRKDIFFIGTFLHDPNVDAVEVLYHKIMPLVWKELPSLKISIIGSEAPAHILEMNSDLFEITGYVENIIPYYEKCFASVSPLRFGAGVKGKIGQALEYALPVLTTNIGAEGMFLENGVTALIAAEEDYQQFANNIIQICTNSNTWNTLHENSELAIYPFSIDAQKEEIFELLK from the coding sequence ATGGGTATTAAGAGAAACATAAAAAATTATATCTACCTAAAAAAGCATTATCCTTTATCAGAGAAAACAATTGTTCCTGATGAAAACAAAAAGAATATTCTTATTGTAGATAGCCAAATTCCAACATTTGATAAAGATTCTGCTTCTAACCGTATTACAGAAATTGCGAAATTTTTAGCGAAATACTATAATGTTTATTTAATGGATTGGCGAAAAGCAATCCCGAAAATAGAATCAAAAAAATACATTAAAAACCTAAATGACCATAACGTCATTGTTTACACTCCGTTTATTGATGAGAATGGTATGTTTAAAGGTAAAAAACATTTTATCGAAAATCTTTTACCTAAACTTGATTTTGTATGGTGTCACCGACCAGAACTTTTTGAGTTTTATCTGAAGTTTTTTAGAGAAAAAGCGCCTCAAGCAAAAATCATTTATGATATGGTAGATATCCATTACTTAAGAATGGAAAGAGGGTTGGAGCTGAAACACGATGCAAAAAGAGTAAAGGAAGTAGAATATTATAAATTTATAGAAACAGAGTTAAGTAAAAAAGCGGATAAAATTGCAGTCATCAGTAATACGGAAAAAGAATTTATGACTGATTTTGTAGAGGAGTCAAAATTATTTGTAGTAAGTAACGTTCATAATCTGAAGGTACGACCAGAAGAAATGCCAACATTTGAAAAACGAAAAGATATTTTCTTTATCGGAACTTTTTTACATGATCCGAATGTTGATGCAGTCGAGGTTTTATATCATAAAATTATGCCTTTGGTTTGGAAGGAATTACCAAGCTTGAAGATAAGTATTATTGGATCAGAAGCTCCAGCTCATATTTTAGAAATGAATTCAGATTTATTTGAGATTACAGGTTATGTAGAAAATATTATTCCTTACTATGAAAAATGTTTTGCCTCTGTTTCTCCTTTAAGATTTGGTGCTGGTGTGAAAGGGAAAATAGGACAAGCTTTAGAATATGCGCTGCCTGTTTTAACAACTAACATAGGGGCAGAAGGAATGTTTCTGGAAAACGGAGTAACAGCTCTAATTGCAGCAGAAGAAGATTATCAGCAATTTGCTAATAATATAATCCAGATTTGTACGAACTCAAATACTTGGAATACATTGCATGAAAACTCAGAACTTGCTATTTATCCTTTTTCCATTGATGCTCAGAAAGAAGAAATTTTCGAATTACTGAAATAA
- a CDS encoding glycosyltransferase family 2 protein: protein MELKEKISGLIITFNEEKNIREILDDFSICDEIIVVDSFSSDQTVSIAKQNPKVKIIQHVFEDFTKQRNVALDAAANDWVLFLDGDERITPELQQEIISELNKSDKNDAYYFYRKFYFAGKPVNFSGTQTDKNFRLFRRSKCRYIAEKKVHETLGVNGSIGVFNNKLQHFSVSDYESYRRKMIHYGELKGQELFAKGKQFNILTQYLKSAFKFFKTYVLRLGFLDGKEGCQLSVLQTLSVFETYESLKKEQVKSKLV, encoded by the coding sequence TTGGAACTGAAAGAAAAAATCAGCGGTCTGATTATCACGTTTAATGAAGAGAAGAATATTCGGGAAATTCTTGATGATTTTTCGATCTGTGATGAAATAATCGTGGTTGATTCTTTCAGTTCTGACCAAACGGTCTCTATTGCCAAACAAAATCCCAAAGTTAAAATCATTCAGCACGTTTTCGAAGATTTCACTAAACAACGAAATGTCGCTTTAGACGCTGCGGCCAATGATTGGGTTCTTTTCTTAGATGGTGATGAGAGAATCACACCAGAACTTCAGCAAGAAATAATTTCGGAGTTGAATAAGTCCGATAAAAATGACGCTTACTATTTCTATCGTAAATTTTATTTTGCTGGAAAACCTGTTAATTTTTCAGGTACACAAACAGATAAAAATTTTCGACTTTTCCGACGAAGTAAATGCAGATATATCGCTGAGAAAAAAGTTCATGAAACATTAGGAGTAAACGGATCCATTGGGGTTTTTAATAATAAACTTCAACATTTTTCCGTTTCTGATTATGAAAGTTATAGAAGGAAAATGATTCATTACGGTGAATTAAAAGGGCAAGAACTTTTTGCTAAAGGAAAGCAATTTAATATTTTAACGCAATATTTAAAATCTGCTTTTAAATTTTTTAAAACCTATGTTTTACGTTTGGGTTTTTTAGATGGAAAAGAAGGCTGTCAATTGTCAGTATTACAAACTTTGAGTGTCTTCGAAACCTATGAATCATTGAAAAAAGAACAAGTAAAAAGTAAATTGGTTTAA
- the pdxA gene encoding 4-hydroxythreonine-4-phosphate dehydrogenase PdxA, translated as MSPKQHKIKVGISIGDYNGIGPEIIMKSLKDKSITDFFTPIIFGSGKLFTYQKNIFKLQHNFNYITEVAQAQEDKINMVNLWKDNVNVDLGTPTEESTRMAIDSLEAATNALMNGEIDVLVTAPINKEEMMKHGFQHAGHTGYLEEKFGKKGLMFLVTDDLKVAVSTHHIPISSVAENISKEKIKKQIKMLNQCLIEDFCIERPKIAVLGLNPHAGDGGAIGREEIEIIEPAIKELFDNGILAFGPYPADSFFQPSKYKNFDAVLAMYHDQGLAPFKTLAYEEGVNYTAGLPFIRTSPDHGVAYDIAGKNIADEQSFTEAIFMAIKIFNNRKEYNDLMTNRMQPRRGSSNNNAEEDLPIDRA; from the coding sequence ATGAGTCCGAAACAACATAAAATAAAAGTGGGAATTTCTATCGGTGATTACAATGGAATCGGTCCAGAAATCATCATGAAATCTCTGAAAGATAAATCTATTACCGATTTTTTTACGCCCATTATTTTTGGTTCGGGGAAACTCTTTACCTATCAGAAGAATATTTTCAAACTGCAGCATAATTTTAATTATATCACCGAGGTTGCTCAAGCTCAGGAAGATAAAATTAATATGGTGAATCTTTGGAAAGATAATGTGAATGTTGATTTAGGAACGCCGACAGAAGAATCTACCCGTATGGCAATTGATTCTTTAGAAGCCGCTACCAACGCTTTGATGAATGGTGAAATTGATGTTTTGGTTACTGCTCCCATTAACAAAGAAGAAATGATGAAACATGGTTTTCAGCATGCAGGTCACACTGGTTATTTGGAAGAGAAGTTTGGAAAGAAAGGATTGATGTTTTTAGTAACCGACGATTTAAAAGTTGCGGTATCTACGCATCATATTCCGATTTCAAGCGTTGCCGAAAATATTTCTAAAGAGAAGATTAAAAAACAAATCAAAATGTTAAACCAATGTTTAATTGAGGACTTTTGTATTGAAAGACCGAAGATTGCAGTATTAGGTTTGAATCCACACGCCGGAGACGGAGGAGCAATTGGCAGAGAAGAGATTGAAATTATAGAGCCGGCAATTAAGGAATTGTTTGATAATGGAATCCTGGCATTCGGACCTTATCCTGCAGATAGTTTTTTCCAGCCGAGTAAATATAAAAACTTCGATGCTGTTTTAGCAATGTATCACGATCAAGGTTTAGCTCCGTTCAAAACGTTGGCTTACGAAGAAGGGGTGAATTATACTGCCGGTTTACCTTTTATCAGAACTTCACCAGATCACGGCGTTGCTTATGATATTGCAGGGAAAAATATTGCTGATGAACAAAGTTTTACGGAAGCGATTTTCATGGCAATCAAAATTTTCAACAATAGAAAAGAATATAATGACTTAATGACCAATCGCATGCAGCCTCGCAGAGGTTCTTCTAACAACAACGCTGAAGAGGATTTGCCGATTGATCGGGCATAG
- the accB gene encoding acetyl-CoA carboxylase biotin carboxyl carrier protein, whose translation MDIKDIQNLIKFVSKAEVSEVKYKTKDFEITIKTPLAGSEMNYMAQPAVYHTAPQQAAAPAPAAPSVAAPTTPVEDDSKFITIKSPMIGTFYRKPSPDKDLFVNVGDEVTEGKVVCVIEAMKLFNQIESEVSGKIVKVLVDDATPVEYDQPLFLVDPS comes from the coding sequence ATGGACATTAAAGACATACAAAATCTTATTAAATTTGTCTCTAAAGCTGAGGTTTCAGAAGTAAAATACAAAACAAAAGATTTCGAAATCACCATTAAAACTCCGCTTGCAGGAAGCGAAATGAATTATATGGCGCAACCAGCAGTTTATCATACTGCACCACAACAAGCGGCTGCTCCAGCACCTGCTGCACCATCAGTTGCAGCACCGACTACACCTGTTGAAGATGATAGTAAATTTATTACCATCAAGTCACCAATGATTGGTACGTTCTACAGAAAACCTTCACCAGACAAAGATCTATTTGTAAATGTAGGTGATGAAGTTACAGAAGGAAAAGTGGTTTGTGTAATCGAAGCAATGAAATTATTCAACCAGATCGAATCTGAAGTTTCAGGAAAAATCGTGAAAGTTTTAGTTGATGATGCAACTCCGGTTGAGTACGACCAACCTTTATTTTTAGTTGATCCATCTTAA